ATTGGTACAACCCTCCAAGTGAGAACGGAGAATACATACTCTCTGAATATCTGCAACAGAAGGGACCTGTGACATTGTCAttgtaatttaatttatcaacATCTCACCTACAAAGATAAACTGCTGCAAGCACAAATGCACCATTATTAATCACATATCCGGGCAATGCCAGCACAGCTCTGAGTCCAATAAGAGGAACTAATGGTGCGAAAACTGAAACAATAAATTCGACAATTAGAAACTAGAACAAGCAGTTCAATTTGTGATACAGTACACGAGGCATAGAAATCTTGGGAGAAAAACAAACCGGTACGAGACAAAGTAGACGCTATCCCACATAATCCTGTCTTCAATTGCAGAGCCAATTTGTGACAATAGAGTCTTTTGGTTATGATGATGAAGGGTGAGGGAGTTTGAAGAGAGGCAATTAAGGTTCAGGGGAGAGGAAGTATCATAGGGATGAACAAGGGTGGGCCACAGGACAATAAGTGCTATAAGGAGGAGTCTAGAGGAGATGGCAGTTTTGAGGATTTGGTTTTGGTGGTTGTTGGGTGGATTACTCGGTGACGATTTCAAATTACTTGTCATCTACTTTGGACTGTACTGGGTTCAATTCAGGACTTATAGAATTGGGAAGAATTGATAtagattttgattttttttccccTCTTTTTTTGGCCAAGTTATTGCACTCTTTGTCTGACTCCTCTCAATCAAGATTGCAAATCCCGAGGAAAAAGATTTAGCTATCATTGCTGATCACAGAGCAGGGAAAGGGGAAGAAGAATAAACTGACTGGGGATTTGGGGTTGCATGTGTTGAGCCATGCGGCATTGCTTCTGTGCTTAATAAGTTATGCTCTTGTTGTCGAGTGCCGTGCAAAAACACTCCACATTCTCTGTCCACACAGAGTAGAGGTAGCAactcagtaaaaaaaaaaaatattacaggATACAAAGAATAAATTATTTTGTACATTACACTCGTAAAGCAAGCTCCTCCTCTGCATCCAAGACGACAAGGATAAAAGAAAATCATCGGAAAGTAAGTTCTTAGCATAGAATTAGAGAGAAACTAATTAGCATGTCGCAGTAGACAGAAAGGAGCCAAAACTTGCAACGTGACGGTGTCGTGGTGTAGTTGGTTATCACGTCAGTCTAACACACTGAAGGTCTCCGGTTCGAGTCCGGGCGACGCCAATTTACTTTTGTTGGACTTCATATTTCACGGCCCATTAAGGCCCATTTCTTCTGTACCGCACAGATTTAGAAGCCCATTTTTTATGGTCTCGCTTACAAATTTAACCCAATTGTTAATATCGATTAAAtcatttacttttttttaatcattatgtGTATAGGAGACTGATTGAGCTTATACGCGGACAAGAAATGAGTGGGCAATGGCATAAAGCGTGAAGTGGCTTTTCACAAGAACATGATAATGAACAATAGACCACAGCTTTTCCACACCTAAAACTTAAAAAAAGGGGGAAATGAAATCCTATAAACTTCGAAGAATCACGAGTTCTTTCCTTTCGGCCATTTGGAAAgctctattttaattttatttggcaGATTTTTCACCCTTTTCTTAACTCCCATTAAATGCACTAAGTTTTACATGTGATTTTGAGTTTTAAAAGCATTGACtctgcaagatttttttttttcaacttcaaTTGAAAATGTCTAAATTTCAATGGAAGtgaaatttcaaaataatttttaaaattaaaaataataattttataatttttttatttgtggGGAAGAAAAATAAGAGAATTAAACTTTTTTACAAAAacttatttaaattaaaagatgCATATTTGTCACCATGCAAGTTCATTCTTGTGATTAGAAAAGTGAACAAGATTTTGACTTGCTAGCTAGATTTTAGGAAGTAATATAATTGAAATATGAtgattatattaataattaatgattGAAAGTATGGATAAATTAGAGTCAAGTGGAAAGAAAATAGAAGTGAGACTGAAGCCTGAATTTAACATATGAGTAAAACATCATCTCATTGTACCAAGTTAGACTAAGTAAGTTTGTCTATTACTTATGATTGACCCATTTAATTTCCTTTCCAAAAGATAATGATTCTGattgttaaatataaaaaaaaaaagagaaatttttacttaaatttaatttatcataaatttaaaatataaaatatttattaaatatataaatatcatatatttatattaaaaaattaatattcccATTGTCttgttttctccaattttcttattAAACAAACCACATGAAAATGCTAATGCCATAATCGATCTGCTTCTATTAAAGGAGCTGACATTCAAAAACAACCATCtactcttctttctttctttacccAAATCTCTCACAACAACTCTACAAGATTCTTCTTCCATGTAAGTCCCAACATGTTTTTGATTGTTTGAGCTATCGTGTTTTGTATtgcattttctttaaattttttttacttaatattTACAGTCCTAAGTTGAGTAATTTAGAAAGATTGATTGGCTGCAATTTAGTTGAATGCCTTATCCTAAATTTTTcctgaatttataattaataaaactgAAAAAACTTGcctataaaaaaaaagaataagaagaagaacAATAAGCAATTTAAcctgaaaataaatattttttaatttggaccagcttttaaattttcttttttatttttttatgcagAAGGTGCATGCCAACTGGGCTGTACTAGTCCTTGATCCTTTAGAATAGTTTGCAAATTCCTGAAAAATCAGAAAAACAAGTAGCAAGACATTTGCCCCACCTTAAATGATAAACTTCGCGATAATATACAATTAGTCGTCCCACAGGCTTAAATCTGGGAAGTCAACATCTTTGGTGTTAACCAACACATCATCCGAAAGAGAAAATAACCATAATATCTTGGGaaaattattagatatactaGGTATATATATATCATCTCTTACAATTATATGAGATTTATTCTCTATATTACGAGGAGGTtcattttcttataaaaaaaaggGTTATTTTTTAATGTTTTAGGTATATCTAATAATAGCCAATATCTTGTACCATGCCACCCACGGCTTTGTGTCCTTGCATATCAAGGCAACTTGTGGCCTATATATACAACCCTTCTCTAGCAATCCTTTGATCATTTGAAACTAAAGAAATTTCATTCTCTATCAAGTCTGCTTTCTGTTTGTTTTCTCCATATGGATAAGGCTCTTCTAGCCATTTTTCATTCTTGTTTTCTTTATTATACGTTAGGGTTTGTTCATGGTATAACCTCATGTAGTGATGTCCCTTTTGCTCAAGTATGCAACGATTTCATTGGTCAGATTCCTGTGCAAACCCAACATCAAACACCCTTCATGTTTCGCGATCAATCCCTTCTGGTGACTATGAACCAAGCCACTCTAGCTCACCAAGTGATCTCAGCTATGGACTTGAGTTCATTTGATCACAAAGCCAAGTTAGCATGGGCTGATTGTTTGGAGCTATACGAGGATACAATCGACCATCTTAATCGTTCAATGAGCTCTAGAAATCCTATAGACTCTCAAACCTGGCTAAGTGCAGCAATCGCTAACCAACAAACTTGCCAAAATGGGTTTATTGATTTTAATATGACCTCTCATTTAGAGTCTTTGCCATTTATGCTGATGAGTAACTTGTCAAAGTTGCTTAGAAATTCACTTGCCATAAATAAGGCTATGCCATATAATACCAAACAACTTGGTGGTCGGCGATTACTTGCCTATGGATTCCCATCATGGGTTTCGGCTAGCGACAGGAGACTTCTTCTCCACTCATCTCGGGGTGCACCTGCAGCTGATATTGTAGTAGCTCAAGATGGGTCTGGTAATTTCAAGACCATATCAGAAGCTGTGGCTGCATCGGCTAAACGAAGAAGTGGAACTAAGAGATTTGTGATATACGTGAAAAAGGGTGTTTATAAAGAGAACGTGGAGATTAAGAAATCAATGAAGAATTTAATGTTTATTGGAGATGGGATTGATGCTACCATTGTTACCGGCAACAAGAATGCTCAAGATGGCTCCACAACTTTTCGTTCTGCGACTTTTGGTAATTcagttttaatttcttttcttttttaattctcatttataaacttaattataaaatttatggataatttaaaaaaaaatcatacatTTTGGATTTGTGACATTTTCATCAAAACTAAGATATATACTGCATGTGCACGCTTGCAATATGCATGCAAGGGAGGTAATGCATATGTATGtacagttttattttttttttaattcactgTCATATTAACTAGAAGTATATttacaaaataaaaaagaaaaggaaacattATCATATACTCACAATTAAACATGTTTATGATCTCCCCAGCTGTCTCCGGCGAGGGCTTCATTGCCAAGGACATGACATTCGAGAACACAGCAGGACCACAGAAATACCAAGCGGTGGCACTCCGTTCCGGTTCCGATTTCTCAGTCTTCTACAGTTGCAGATTCAAGGGCTTCCAAGACACTCTATATGTACACTCTCATCGACAATTCTACCGCAACTGTGACATATATGGAACGATAGACTTCATTTTTGGTGATGCCGTTGTGGTTTTACAGAACTGTAACATATTCGTTAGAAAACCAATGAGCAGCCAAAAGAACACCGTCACCGcccaatcaagaaaagaccctaATGAGAACACAGGAATAGTCATCCATAACTCGCGTGTGATGGCAGCTTCTGATCTGAGACCAGTGCAAAGATCGTTCAAGACTTATCTGGGAAGGCCATGGAAGAAATATTCAAGAACTTTGTTCATAAAGAGTAACCTAGACGGGCTTATTGACTCTGAAGGTTGGCTACCATGGATTGGGAATTTTGGTTTGAATACTCTTTACTACGGTGAGTATATGAATACTGGGAGTGGAGCAAGTACCGTAGGGAGAGTTAAGTGGGCAGGATATCATGTAATAACAAAGGCAACGGATGCTGCAAAGTTCACCGTCGGGAACTTTTTGGCCGGAGATTCTTGGATTTTGGCCACCGGCGTGCCATTTTATTCTGGTTTATAAGTGAGTTacgaaggaaaggaaagaaaaggtaCAGGCTAAGATGGTGTTTGTCAACTGTGATGGGATAGTGACCTGAAGTAGTTGAAATAAATTGCTAGACTCTTTGCTGGTTCTCATGTAGATATAGTTACCATGGAAGTTGGTAAAATTATCCATGCATCATATGAAGTACTTAATTAGTGTACTTAATTATATCTATGTATACCAAAGAGCAAAGATAGAGATGACTTACTTTGTAATAAATTGCaaatagaaaatttttatttccttttcggAGAAATATATAATTGAATAGTTGTCTGGCACCAATTATATGGTAAGAATTTTCATCAttagaataatatttataatatacagggAAACAACTGCACTATGAGTTTATAAAGAAATTGATAAACTGATTAATTCgatcaattttaataaatttaaattgaaattaatgattttatatatttaaatgttgattatgatttaaaaataattaaaaattaaaattttgatttgagtttCAAATTAACATAATAAAAATCGAATTCAaactgaatatatatatatatataaaagaaatatataaataacttttttttttatttttattgaataatatctcttaaattaatattttattttcaattaatgtATGATAATATGTTGAAAAAAGTTTAATAAAAGTTAAATTATAGaagcttaaaaaaatattaaaataaataaaaatatcaaaattaaatttaacctGATTAATATGGAAATCATGTAAAtgtgatttttttaatttaatttattaattttgatttgaataatattaaaatcgatttttttgatttaatttaataaaatatattatatcattgagACCATAGCCAGACGGCTAGTGGATTGACAAGTCGCACCATATGGatccaaagaaaaattaaaattgacaAAAGAAATCTTCTGTTAATGATGCATACAATAAAGGGCAAATTATTTGGCTCCCACTGTAGAAGCCACGTGGAAGACATTACGCCTTATGTTTAGATGATATGCACAAAGTTAACTAAGAGAAATTATTTACTCACAGTATACACATTGTGTTTTACAATTATATAAGAGATCCCTTTttacatatttttataaaaagaagTATTATTTTCATGtgctttaaaaatattttataatttttttcttacttaaaaaaaaaaaaggaactttTAGATCTCAGTTCACTCTCTCTTTCCCGTTCTCTAGCTTCACCTTCTACATCCTCACTTTGTTCCTCACAAACATGTGCACCATCTTAAATTAAAGCCGTATTGAAATATCACAGCaaatcttaataaaaaaaaactaaaattagcTCATGTTCAAAATTATCCCAACAAAAGGGACACATAAAAGGCCAACTAAACATTCTTAGTGatatctcttttttatttttttttggatGATATCTCTCCATTTGCCTTTTTAGTTTTGTGGGTTTGTTGTtgactgtaaaaaaaaaaaaaaattaataataataataataataataataataataataataataataaaagatgaAATGGGCATTGCTTTCTCTCACACGTAGAAACTAAAGGAATTTAGAAATAGACGAGTGTTTGACAGAAGCTAGGTGCAGATGAGAATCAATTAAAATATGTTAGAATAAAATTAGAGaatagtgaagttttgaagttttattgttaaatatttaattttattcttaTACTTATTGGAATGTGATTTATACCATGATTTAAGTTGTAGTTTGACTTGTTCTTTTTTGGgctaaattaagaaatttaatctaaaaatttataagtttaatttcttaatttttttaattaatttttaggcTAAATTTAACTTGGATTAAAATTTCTAGACTAATTTTAGTTGAACATCTTCAATAGAAGAGTGAAATTACATGcatgtaaaaataagaaaaagaggGGCCAAGGAGGGAGAAACAAGAAGCGCGAGAACCATCAAAGATTATTAATGACAACAAACGAGTCAAGAACGGCAAAAGTGGGTCAAGGGGTAATTTTGTCATTTTATAATTTAGCACAAGTTATTACTCTGAATTTAACAAATAATGCTCTATCATTATCAccacctcaaaaaaaaaaaaaaccaataatttttatgaaccAATGCATGTC
The Hevea brasiliensis isolate MT/VB/25A 57/8 chromosome 15, ASM3005281v1, whole genome shotgun sequence genome window above contains:
- the LOC110669737 gene encoding pectinesterase, with translation MDKALLAIFHSCFLYYTLGFVHGITSCSDVPFAQVCNDFIGQIPVQTQHQTPFMFRDQSLLVTMNQATLAHQVISAMDLSSFDHKAKLAWADCLELYEDTIDHLNRSMSSRNPIDSQTWLSAAIANQQTCQNGFIDFNMTSHLESLPFMLMSNLSKLLRNSLAINKAMPYNTKQLGGRRLLAYGFPSWVSASDRRLLLHSSRGAPAADIVVAQDGSGNFKTISEAVAASAKRRSGTKRFVIYVKKGVYKENVEIKKSMKNLMFIGDGIDATIVTGNKNAQDGSTTFRSATFAVSGEGFIAKDMTFENTAGPQKYQAVALRSGSDFSVFYSCRFKGFQDTLYVHSHRQFYRNCDIYGTIDFIFGDAVVVLQNCNIFVRKPMSSQKNTVTAQSRKDPNENTGIVIHNSRVMAASDLRPVQRSFKTYLGRPWKKYSRTLFIKSNLDGLIDSEGWLPWIGNFGLNTLYYGEYMNTGSGASTVGRVKWAGYHVITKATDAAKFTVGNFLAGDSWILATGVPFYSGL